One window from the genome of Bacillus rossius redtenbacheri isolate Brsri chromosome 17, Brsri_v3, whole genome shotgun sequence encodes:
- the LOC134540826 gene encoding protein argonaute-2 — translation MYPVGQPPPPGPPGPPGPVGPPGPVAVPPAGLGLAPPQQPPQPPELPMFNCPRRPNLGREGRPIILRANHFQITMPRGYVHHYDINIQPDKCPRKVNREIIETMVHAYSKIFGALKPVFDGRNNLYTRDPLPIGNDRVELEVTLPGEGKDRVFRVTIKWVEQVSLYALEEALEGRTRQIPYDAILALDVVMRHLPSMTYTPVGRSFFSSPDGYYHPLGGGREVWFGFHQSVRPSQWKMMLNIDVSATAFYKAQPVIEFMCEVLDIRDVNEQRKPLTDSQRVKFTKEIKGLKIEITHCGTMRRKYRVCNVTRRPAQMQSFPLQLENGQTVECTVAKYFLDKYKMKLRYPHLPCLQVGQEHKHTYLPLEVCNIVAGQRCIKKLTDMQTSTMIKATARSAPDREREINNLIRRADFNNDAYVQEFGLTISNSMMEVRGRVLPPPKLQYGGRVSSLSGQTKQQALPNQGVWDMRGKQFFTGVEIRVWAIACFAPQRTVREDALRNFTQQLQKISNDAGMPIIGQPCFCKYATGPDQVEPMFRYLKSSFAALQLVVVVLPGKTPVYAEVKRVGDTVLGMATQCVQAKNVNKTSPQTLSNLCLKINVKLGGINSILVPSIRPKVFNEPVIFLGADVTHPPAGDNKKPSIAAVVGSMDAHPSRYAATVRVQQHRQEIIQELSSMVRELLIMFYKSTSGYKPHRIILYRDGVSEGQFLHVLQHELTAIREACIKLEGDYKPGITFIVVQKRHHTRLFCADKKEQSGKSGNIPAGTTVDVGITHPTEFDFYLCSHQGIQGTSRPSHYHVLWDDNHFDSDELQCLTYQLCHTYVRCTRSVSIPAPAYYAHLVAFRARYHLVEKEHDSGEGSHQSACSEDRTPGAMARAITVHADTKKVMYFA, via the exons CACCTCCCCCGGGCCCGCCGGGGCCGCCCGGCCCGGTGGGGCCCCCGGGACCCGTCGCAGTGCCCCCCGCCGGGCTCGGCCTGGCGCCGCCCCAGCAGCCGCCCCAGCCGCCGGAGCTGCCGA TGTTCAACTGCCCGCGCCGGCCCAACCTGGGGCGCGAGGGCCGCCCCATCATCCTGCGGGCGAACCACTTCCAGATCACCATGCCGCGCGGCTACGTGCACCACTACGACATCAACATCCAGCCCGACAAGTGCCCGCGCAAGGTGAACCGCGAGATCATCGAGACCATGGTGCACGCCTACAGCAAGATCTTCGGCGCGCTCAAGCCCGTGTTCGACGGCCGCAACAACCTGTACACGCGCGACCCGCTGCCCATCGGCAACGACCGCGTCGAGCTGGAG GTGACGCTACCAGGGGAGGGGAAGGACAGGGTGTTCCGCGTCACCATCAAGTGGGTGGAGCAGGTGTCCCTGTACGCCCTCGAAGAGGCCCTGGAGGGACGCACGCGGCAGATCCCCTACGACGCCATCCTG GCCCTGGACGTGGTGATGCGCCACCTGCCCTCCATGACGTACACCCCGGTGGGCCGCTCGTTCTTCTCGTCCCCCGACGGCTACTACCACCCGCTGGGCGGCGGGCGGGAGGTGTGGTTCGGCTTCCACCAGTCCGTGCGGCCGTCGCAGTGGAAGATGATGCTCAACATCGACG TGTCGGCGACGGCGTTCTACAAGGCGCAGCCGGTGATCGAGTTCATGTGCGAGGTGCTGGACATCCGGGACGTGAACGAGCAGCGCAAGCCGCTCACCGACTCGCAGCGCGTCAAGTTCACCAAGGAGATCAAGGGGCTGAAGATCGAGATCACGCACTGCGGCACCATGCGGCGCAAGTACCGTGTCTGCAACGTGACGCGCCGCCCCGCCCAGATGCAGTC GTTCCCACTGCAGCTGGAGAACGGCCAGACGGTGGAGTGCACGGTGGCCAAGTACTTCCTGGACAAGTACAAGATGAAGCTGCGCTACCCGCACCTGCCGTGCCTGCAGGTGGGCCAGGAGCACAAGCACACCTACCTGCCCCTGGAG GTGTGCAACATCGTGGCGGGCCAGCGCTGCATCAAGAAGCTCACGGACATGCAGACGTCGACCATGATCAAGGCGACGGCGCGGTCCGCCCCGGACCGCGAGCGCGAGATCAACAACCTGATCCGGCGCGCCGACTTCAACAACGACGCCTACGTGCAGGAGTTCGGGCTGACCATCAGCAACAGCATGATGGAGGTCCGGGGACGCGTGCTGCCCCCGCCCAAGCTCCAGTACGGGGGCAGGGTTAGTTCGCTCAGCGGACAG ACGAAGCAGCAGGCGCTGCCCAACCAGGGCGTGTGGGACATGCGCGGCAAGCAGTTCTTCACCGGCGTGGAGATACGCGTGTGGGCCATCGCCTGCTTCGCCCCGCAGAGGACAGTGCGAGAGGACGCCCTGCG gaACTTCACGCAGCAGCTGCAGAAGATAAGCAACGACGCAGGGATGCCTATCATCGGACAACCGTGTTTCT GCAAGTACGCGACGGGACCAGACCAAGTCGAGCCCATGTTTCGATACCTCAAGTCCTCGTTCGCCGCGCTGCAGCTGGTGGTCGTGGTGCTCCCGGGCAAGACGCCCGTGTATG CGGAGGTGAAGCGCGTGGGCGACACGGTGCTGGGGATGGCGACCCAGTGCGTGCAGGCCAAGAACGTCAACAAGACGTCCCCGCAGACGCTCTCCAACCTCTGCCTCAAGATCAACGTGAAGCTGGGCGGCATCAACAGCATCCTGGTGCCCAGCATCAGGCCCAAG GTGTTCAACGAGCCGGTGATATTCCTGGGGGCGGACGTGACCCACCCGCCGGCCGGCGACAACAAGAAGCCGTCCATCGCGGCGGTGGTGGGCTCCATGGACGCCCACCCCTCGCGCTACGCCGCCACGGTGCGCGTGCAGCAGCACCGGCAGGAGATCATCCAGGAGCTGAGCAGCATGGTCAG GGAGCTGCTGATCATGTTCTACAAGAGCACGAGCGGCTACAAGCCCCACAGGATCATCCTCTACCGGGACGGAGTGTCCGAGGGGCAGTTCCTCCAC GTGCTGCAGCACGAGCTCACGGCCATCCGGGAGGCGTGCATCAAGCTGGAGGGGGACTACAAGCCGGGCATCACCTTCATCGTGGTGCAGAAGAGACATCACACCAG GTTGTTCTGCGCGGACAAGAAGGAGCAGTCGGGCAAGTCGGGGAACATCCCGGCCGGCACGACGGTGGACGTGGGCATCACGCACCCCACCGAGTTCGACTTCTACCTGTGCAGCCACCAGGGCATCCAG GGGACGAGCCGCCCCAGCCACTACCACGTGCTGTGGGACGACAACCACTTCGACTCGGACGAGCTGCAGTGCCTGACGTACCAGCTGTGCCACACGTACGTGCGCTGCACGCGCTCCGTGTCCATCCCGGCGCCCGCCTACTACGCCCACCTGGTGGCCTTCCGCGCCCGCTACCACCTCGTCGAGAAGGAGCACGACAG CGGAGAGGGCTCGCACCAATCGGCGTGCAGCGAGGACCGCACCCCGGGGGCCATGGCGCGCGCCATCACCGTCCACGCAGACACCAAGAAGGTCATGTACTTCGCTTGA